In the Hordeum vulgare subsp. vulgare chromosome 7H, MorexV3_pseudomolecules_assembly, whole genome shotgun sequence genome, one interval contains:
- the LOC123408509 gene encoding acyl carrier protein 3, chloroplastic → MASIAGSAVSFAKSVKAINTNSLSFSGARRGNAFLRLQPVPMRFAVCCSAKQDTVEKVCEIVKKQLAVPEGTEVCGTTKFSDLGADSLDTVEIVMGLEEEFQISVEETSAQAIATVEDAATLIDKLVSAKSS, encoded by the exons ATGGCTTCCATCGCCGGATCTGCCGTCTCCTTCGCCAAGTCCGTCAAG GCAATCAACACGAATTCACTCTCTTTCTCCGGTGCAAGGAGGGGCAATGCATTTCTTCGCCTGCAGCCAGTGCCAATGAGATTTGCTGTTTGCTGCTCA GCAAAGCAGGATACAGTGGAGAAGGTTTGTGAAATTGTTAAGAAGCAGCTTGCTGTTCCTGAAGGCACTGAAGTTTGTGGTACCACCAAGTTCTCTGACCTTGGAGCTGATTCACTGGACACG GTTGAGATTGTGATGGGCCTTGAGGAGGAGTTCCAGATCAGCGTGGAGGAGACGAGCGCGCAagcaattgccacagttgaagatGCGGCCACGCTCATCGACAAGCTTGTCTCTGCGAAGTCATCCTGA